From Mauremys reevesii isolate NIE-2019 linkage group 10, ASM1616193v1, whole genome shotgun sequence, the proteins below share one genomic window:
- the LOC120373832 gene encoding cocaine- and amphetamine-regulated transcript protein-like has translation MDSPRWLLLAAGCWLLLLPPGDWGLETRALRSFYLQELPPSSEKELLGALQEALEKLQKKRIPPWGKKLGQVPVCDLGELCAVRKASRTGKLCNCPRGSTCNFFLLKCL, from the exons ATGGacagccccaggtggctgctgctCGCCGccggctgctggctgctgctgcttccgcCCGGGGACTGGGGGCTGGAGACCAGGGCACTCCGCAGCTTTTACCTCCAGGAGCTCCCTCCATCCAGCGAGAAGGAGCTG CTCGGGGCtttgcaggaggctctggagaaGCTGCAGAAAAAGCGAATTCCACCCTGGGGCAAGAAACTGGGACAAGTGCCAGTG TGCGACCTGGGGGAGCTATGCGCCGTCAGAAAAGCCTCCCGAACTGGAAAGCTGTGCAACTGCCCCAGAGGCTCCACTTGCAACTTTTTTCTGCTGAAATGCTTGTAA